In a genomic window of Roseiflexus castenholzii DSM 13941:
- a CDS encoding HEAT repeat domain-containing protein has product MKRTPDSIRQLVKELQDGDEFSRAQASFALGMLGEAAVAPLIDLLRHDDREVRMRAAWALGVIGQPALPALLELAESHDSTVRIEAIRILGVIGEGRSLNALFHALTDPDPRVAQRAAIALGRIGDTRAFHPLLIALHHPAPDVRFAACNALAHMNVAEAIPALHERAEEDTGFTSWGASVADAARRAIQEIEASNPHVSTDQFARVRDLLRSQPDAQARG; this is encoded by the coding sequence ATGAAACGAACGCCCGACTCGATCCGCCAGTTGGTGAAGGAATTGCAGGATGGCGATGAGTTCAGCCGCGCACAGGCGTCGTTCGCGTTGGGAATGCTCGGTGAAGCGGCGGTTGCGCCGCTGATCGATCTGTTGCGTCACGATGACCGCGAGGTGCGTATGCGCGCTGCGTGGGCGTTGGGGGTCATCGGTCAACCGGCGTTGCCTGCATTGCTTGAGTTGGCTGAAAGTCACGATTCAACCGTGCGGATCGAAGCCATTCGCATTCTGGGGGTCATTGGCGAAGGGCGCTCACTCAACGCCCTGTTTCACGCCCTGACCGACCCGGACCCGCGCGTTGCGCAACGCGCGGCGATCGCACTGGGGCGCATCGGCGATACGCGCGCTTTCCATCCGCTGCTCATCGCACTGCACCATCCTGCTCCCGATGTGCGCTTTGCTGCGTGCAACGCGCTGGCGCACATGAATGTCGCTGAAGCGATCCCCGCTCTGCACGAGCGCGCAGAGGAAGATACGGGCTTCACTTCCTGGGGAGCGTCGGTGGCCGACGCGGCGCGACGCGCTATTCAGGAGATCGAGGCGTCCAATCCGCACGTCTCGACGGATCAGTTTGCGCGGGTGCGTGATCTGCTGCGGTCTCAGCCCGACGCTCAGGCGCGGGGTTGA
- a CDS encoding response regulator produces MPINVLVVDDNRVFRNSFCELLNACYDHLQIIPAGDGSAALSLTRQISFDLIILDYELTTFSGGDIVRRLRARGAPLPPIIFISAHPDLPVIARLHMVSGYLQKPIDADTLHAVLDPFIKQPTMRSAGPILWRIRASERES; encoded by the coding sequence ATGCCTATCAATGTCCTCGTTGTTGACGACAATCGCGTCTTTCGCAACTCTTTCTGCGAATTGCTCAATGCCTGCTACGATCACCTTCAGATCATTCCCGCAGGCGACGGCAGCGCCGCGCTCAGCCTGACGCGGCAAATATCGTTCGATCTGATCATTCTCGACTACGAACTGACGACCTTCAGCGGCGGCGACATTGTGCGCCGGTTACGCGCGCGTGGCGCTCCTTTGCCGCCGATTATCTTCATATCCGCCCATCCTGACCTTCCGGTGATTGCCCGACTGCACATGGTGAGCGGCTATCTGCAAAAACCGATTGACGCCGACACGCTCCATGCAGTGCTCGATCCGTTTATCAAGCAACCGACCATGCGCAGCGCCGGTCCGATATTATGGCGCATTCGAGCATCGGAAAGGGAATCTTAG
- a CDS encoding peptide ABC transporter substrate-binding protein, whose protein sequence is MRSMRDVWRRSGALALLLILIIPVLAACGGQQPAAQPTAAPAQPTAAPAQPTAAPAQPTAAPAQPTAAPTAPPAAQRGGRLKILYWQAVTTLNPHLATGTKDFDGATVILEPLARYNEKDELVPFLAAEIPTIENGGVAPDGTSVTWKLKPGLKWSDGSDFTVDDIIFTWQYCADPATACTTKAVFDPIANVEKVDDTTVKITWKEPTAYPYIAFVGPNGMILQKKQFEKCIGAAASTDAACQAANLAPIGTNAWKLKEFKPGDVVIYERNPFFRDADNVFFDEVEIKGGGDAASAARAVCETEEVDFAWNLQIPKAVLEPILASGKCDPLAGGSFGVERIVVNFANPDPALGDKRSEPDQPHPFLTDPAVRKAISLAIDRKAIAEQLYGPTGKPTCNVLVVPASVNSPNLTCERDVEAAKKLLEDAGWKLNGSVREKEIGGKPVRLVVSFQTSINPLRQSTQAIIKSNLAEIGIQVNVKAIDASVFFGGDEGNPDTLNKFYADLQMYTNGPSSADPQQYLQGWLCSERASAANRWNGNNDGRYCNPEYDALFEQLKKELDPKQRAELAIKMNDLLVTDGAIIPLINRQTPNAKVKALKGPTFNTFDSSIWNIASWSK, encoded by the coding sequence ATGCGTTCGATGCGTGACGTATGGCGGCGAAGCGGCGCGCTGGCGCTGCTTCTTATCCTGATCATCCCGGTCCTGGCGGCGTGTGGCGGTCAGCAACCGGCAGCGCAACCGACGGCAGCGCCAGCGCAACCGACGGCAGCGCCAGCGCAACCGACGGCAGCGCCAGCGCAACCGACGGCAGCGCCAGCGCAACCGACGGCAGCGCCGACGGCGCCACCTGCCGCACAGCGGGGCGGGCGCCTGAAAATCCTCTACTGGCAGGCGGTGACGACCCTCAACCCGCACCTGGCGACCGGTACGAAGGACTTTGATGGCGCGACCGTTATCCTCGAACCGCTGGCGCGTTACAACGAAAAAGATGAACTGGTGCCCTTCCTGGCGGCTGAGATTCCCACCATCGAGAATGGCGGCGTCGCTCCGGATGGAACCAGCGTGACCTGGAAACTCAAACCAGGGCTCAAGTGGTCGGATGGGAGCGATTTCACAGTCGACGATATCATCTTTACCTGGCAGTACTGTGCTGATCCGGCGACGGCCTGCACGACGAAGGCGGTCTTCGATCCGATCGCCAATGTCGAGAAGGTCGATGATACGACGGTCAAGATCACCTGGAAAGAGCCTACTGCCTACCCCTACATCGCCTTCGTCGGTCCGAATGGCATGATCCTCCAGAAGAAGCAGTTCGAGAAGTGCATCGGCGCGGCAGCCAGCACCGATGCGGCATGCCAGGCGGCGAATCTGGCGCCGATCGGTACGAATGCATGGAAGCTGAAGGAGTTCAAGCCGGGCGATGTGGTGATCTATGAGCGTAACCCCTTCTTCCGCGATGCCGACAACGTCTTCTTCGACGAGGTCGAGATCAAGGGCGGCGGTGATGCTGCCTCAGCCGCGCGCGCCGTCTGTGAGACGGAAGAGGTGGATTTTGCGTGGAACTTGCAGATTCCGAAGGCGGTGCTCGAGCCGATCCTTGCGAGCGGTAAGTGCGACCCGCTGGCCGGCGGTTCGTTCGGTGTCGAGCGTATTGTCGTCAACTTCGCCAACCCCGATCCGGCTCTCGGCGATAAGCGCAGTGAACCGGATCAACCGCATCCGTTCCTGACCGATCCTGCCGTGCGCAAGGCGATCTCGCTGGCGATTGACCGCAAGGCGATTGCTGAGCAGTTGTACGGACCGACCGGCAAGCCGACCTGCAATGTGCTGGTCGTGCCTGCATCGGTTAACTCACCGAACCTGACGTGTGAGCGCGATGTCGAAGCGGCGAAGAAGTTACTCGAGGATGCGGGCTGGAAGTTGAACGGCTCGGTGCGCGAGAAGGAAATCGGCGGGAAACCGGTCCGGCTTGTCGTCAGTTTCCAGACCTCAATCAACCCGCTGCGCCAGAGCACGCAGGCGATCATCAAGTCGAACCTGGCGGAGATCGGCATTCAGGTGAACGTCAAAGCCATCGATGCCAGTGTCTTTTTCGGCGGTGATGAGGGCAACCCGGATACGCTGAACAAGTTCTACGCCGACCTCCAGATGTATACGAACGGTCCGAGCAGCGCCGATCCGCAGCAATACCTCCAGGGGTGGCTCTGCTCCGAGCGCGCGTCGGCGGCGAACCGGTGGAATGGCAACAACGACGGACGTTATTGCAACCCGGAGTATGACGCCCTCTTCGAGCAGTTGAAGAAGGAACTTGATCCGAAGCAGCGCGCCGAACTGGCGATCAAGATGAACGATCTGCTGGTGACCGATGGCGCCATCATTCCGCTTATCAACCGCCAGACGCCGAATGCGAAGGTGAAGGCGCTCAAAGGTCCGACCTTCAATACGTTCGACTCGAGCATCTGGAATATCGCCTCCTGGAGCAAGTAA
- a CDS encoding glycosyltransferase family 2 protein, which translates to MALVSFNTRDLLAACLESLQACLLPLHVVVVDNASADGSAALVRTRFPHVVLIEAGRNLGFAAATNLAIQTLRREHPALEYVLLLNPDTVVRKGAIETLVAFLDAHPRVGIVAPRLLNPDGTLQPAAFRFPTLMMTLLDLFPPGEVLPGRLYNSWWHGRYPQEQSGDAPFPIDHPLGACMLVRCAVIDQVGLLDEGYFMYVEEVDWCYRVRRAGWAIWQAPDARVVHVGGAATGQFRARMLTALYASRLRFFRTHYGERAARLHTTIIRTGMLRLMLCAWRDYARRAIGRDELRSRLWAYGSVLRL; encoded by the coding sequence GTGGCTCTCGTGTCATTCAATACCCGCGATCTGCTCGCGGCATGCCTGGAATCGCTCCAGGCATGCTTGCTGCCGTTGCACGTCGTGGTGGTCGATAACGCTTCCGCTGATGGCAGCGCGGCATTGGTGCGCACCCGCTTTCCGCACGTCGTGCTCATCGAGGCGGGGCGCAACCTGGGGTTCGCTGCTGCGACCAATCTGGCGATCCAGACATTGCGCCGCGAGCATCCGGCGCTTGAGTATGTGCTGTTGCTCAATCCTGATACGGTTGTTCGGAAAGGCGCGATTGAGACGCTGGTTGCGTTCCTCGATGCCCACCCGCGGGTGGGCATCGTCGCACCGAGATTGCTGAACCCTGATGGAACGCTTCAACCGGCGGCGTTTCGCTTTCCGACGCTGATGATGACGTTGCTCGATCTTTTTCCGCCAGGTGAAGTGTTGCCGGGACGCCTGTACAACTCCTGGTGGCATGGTCGATATCCGCAGGAACAGTCCGGCGATGCTCCCTTCCCGATTGATCATCCGCTCGGCGCATGTATGCTCGTCCGTTGTGCGGTGATCGATCAGGTAGGTCTGCTCGACGAGGGGTATTTCATGTACGTTGAGGAGGTCGACTGGTGTTATCGGGTGCGGCGCGCGGGTTGGGCGATCTGGCAGGCGCCTGATGCTCGGGTGGTGCATGTCGGCGGCGCTGCGACCGGTCAGTTCCGCGCACGGATGCTGACGGCGCTGTATGCGAGCCGATTGCGCTTCTTTCGCACACACTACGGCGAACGCGCGGCGCGCCTGCACACGACGATCATCCGCACCGGCATGCTGCGACTGATGCTGTGCGCCTGGCGCGACTATGCCAGACGCGCTATTGGGCGCGATGAATTGCGGTCACGATTGTGGGCGTATGGGAGTGTGTTGCGTCTATGA
- the fabF gene encoding beta-ketoacyl-ACP synthase II encodes MSRRVVVTGMGAVSPLGLDVPSLWQGIREARSGIGPITLCDASNLESRIAGEVRGFDPLNYMDRKEVRRNDRFIHLAIAAATEALRTAELTATPDNADAIGVIIGSGIGGITTLAEGVITLQERGPSRISPFLVPAMITNMASGQVSMLFGLKGPNYCPTSACASGAHAIGEAAEIIRRGWASAVVAGGSEAPITPIGIASFASAKAISTRNDDPAGASRPFDAERDGFVLAEGGAILVLEDLEFARARGARILAEIVGYGLSADAYHITQPAPGGEGALRSMRAALKHAGLSPDDIDYINAHGTSTPAGDIAETEAIKRLLGERAYRVPVSSSKSQFGHLLGAAGAIEAIVSILAIQENLLPPTINYTTPDPQCDLDYVPNAARPARVDTVLSNSFGFGGHNVSLIFRRYEEAA; translated from the coding sequence ATGTCACGGCGTGTTGTTGTTACCGGAATGGGCGCGGTCAGTCCGTTGGGGCTTGATGTTCCATCGCTCTGGCAGGGCATCCGCGAAGCGCGGAGCGGTATCGGGCCGATTACCCTGTGCGACGCCTCGAATCTTGAGTCGCGCATCGCTGGTGAGGTGCGCGGCTTCGATCCGCTCAACTACATGGACCGCAAAGAGGTTCGTCGCAACGACCGATTCATCCATCTGGCAATTGCTGCTGCCACCGAGGCATTGCGCACGGCTGAGTTGACTGCGACACCGGACAATGCCGACGCAATTGGGGTGATCATCGGCAGCGGGATTGGCGGGATTACAACCCTTGCGGAAGGGGTGATCACCCTTCAGGAGCGCGGTCCCTCGCGGATCAGCCCGTTTCTTGTGCCAGCCATGATTACGAACATGGCGTCCGGTCAGGTGTCGATGCTGTTTGGTCTGAAAGGACCGAACTATTGCCCGACGTCCGCCTGCGCCAGCGGAGCGCATGCAATCGGAGAGGCGGCGGAAATCATCCGACGGGGATGGGCGTCGGCAGTGGTGGCGGGTGGCAGCGAGGCGCCGATCACGCCGATTGGGATAGCGTCGTTTGCCAGTGCCAAAGCCATTTCGACCCGCAACGATGATCCGGCTGGAGCGTCACGCCCGTTCGATGCAGAGCGCGATGGGTTTGTGCTGGCAGAGGGGGGCGCCATACTGGTTCTGGAAGACCTGGAATTTGCCCGCGCGCGCGGGGCTCGCATTCTGGCAGAGATCGTCGGTTATGGTCTCTCGGCGGACGCTTACCATATTACGCAGCCGGCTCCCGGCGGCGAAGGTGCGCTGCGCTCGATGCGCGCCGCGTTGAAGCACGCCGGACTTTCGCCCGATGATATCGATTATATCAATGCGCACGGCACCAGCACCCCGGCCGGCGACATCGCCGAAACCGAGGCGATCAAACGTTTGCTCGGCGAACGCGCGTATCGCGTGCCGGTCAGTTCGAGCAAATCACAGTTTGGTCACCTGCTCGGCGCCGCCGGGGCAATCGAGGCGATTGTCAGTATTCTTGCGATTCAAGAAAACCTTCTCCCGCCGACGATCAACTACACCACGCCTGATCCGCAGTGCGATCTTGATTATGTTCCCAACGCGGCGCGTCCGGCGCGCGTCGATACGGTGTTGAGCAACTCGTTCGGCTTTGGCGGTCATAATGTGTCGCTGATCTTCCGACGCTATGAAGAAGCCGCTTGA
- a CDS encoding glycosyltransferase family 2 protein yields MTSPRAEPIAALSVAIIASNEERHIGDALSSVVNLASEIVAVIDSRSRDATAAICQDYGARVYVEPWRGFPAQRNRALDLCAGAWVLFLDADERVMPDLADEIRAVLTGGTDRAGFWIPRHNLFFGRRLQGGGWYPDEQLRLMRRDRARYNEARLVHEFAMLDGPTDRMRGHLLHLNIERIDELWRKQRSYAIQEAQTLFLDGAPVRWRSFIGAPAREFYRRFVTLHGYRDGALGLFLCATMAYFEVVKHVHLKGLTPCRRDLSLRR; encoded by the coding sequence ATGACCTCTCCACGCGCGGAACCGATTGCTGCGCTGTCGGTTGCGATCATCGCCAGCAATGAGGAGCGTCACATCGGCGATGCGCTTAGTAGTGTCGTCAATCTTGCCAGTGAGATCGTTGCTGTGATCGATAGCCGTTCGCGCGATGCGACGGCGGCGATTTGTCAGGACTATGGCGCGCGAGTGTATGTCGAGCCGTGGCGCGGTTTCCCGGCACAGCGCAACCGCGCGCTTGATCTGTGTGCGGGTGCGTGGGTGCTCTTCCTCGATGCCGATGAACGGGTGATGCCCGACCTGGCGGACGAAATACGTGCAGTGCTGACCGGCGGCACAGACCGGGCAGGGTTCTGGATTCCGCGCCACAATCTGTTCTTCGGGCGGCGTTTGCAGGGTGGCGGATGGTACCCCGATGAGCAGTTGCGCCTGATGCGCCGGGATCGCGCGCGCTACAACGAGGCGCGCCTGGTGCATGAATTTGCGATGCTCGACGGACCGACGGACAGGATGCGAGGGCATTTGTTGCATCTGAACATCGAACGCATCGACGAGTTGTGGCGCAAGCAACGCTCTTACGCCATCCAGGAAGCGCAGACGCTCTTCCTGGATGGCGCACCGGTGCGCTGGCGGTCGTTCATCGGCGCTCCCGCGCGAGAGTTCTACCGGCGTTTCGTTACGCTGCACGGCTACCGCGATGGCGCACTTGGTCTGTTCCTGTGCGCGACGATGGCGTACTTCGAGGTGGTGAAGCATGTTCACCTCAAAGGGTTGACGCCATGCAGACGCGATCTTTCTCTGCGGCGCTGA
- a CDS encoding protein kinase domain-containing protein translates to MLKRWFQRRRRLSDAQLGREYRVDDVIEQRYEVQQVRRGYMGVVYIAYDRQRRRRVVLKTYQTKYIWDEAAIRRFNAEAELWIRLGSHPNIVCAYDIHTYMGRPHVVAEYVHGGPLRALVGRISPQEAVDYGIQICRGMQHAVERLNLVHRDLKPDNIMISFDGRAKVTDFGLSKVLRPWQTLFDAEPVEMQSRASVRAAFSTSGLGGTLPYMAPELFNGAAASVWSDIYAFGVTLYELFVGRLPFDAQRDDTLIRLIRRAPPPDPRLLAPNTPPDAAAIVMRCLAKRPVERFQSFAELETALQQVREALVGSPFPRESAFDDRDEAEHWKERGLAHMNMGEYKEAIRCFKRTVELDQDQPDGWNLIARCSLQLWLYHEALQAVDEGLRRAVSRTEFAHLYGARGDIFATMQKPVDALAAFDKALSYTPTAPALWRSKGVLLQRLGEMAQAQEYLEKAIQLDPSDAVARRLLGDVLCASGRHKSAANSYAEALKLDPRSVDGWVRYGNCLLHLARLEEAKHAFEKALQIDPESSEARAGLQRVKK, encoded by the coding sequence ATGCTCAAACGATGGTTTCAGCGTCGCCGACGTCTCAGTGACGCACAACTCGGGCGCGAATACAGGGTCGATGATGTCATCGAACAGCGCTACGAGGTGCAACAGGTGCGCCGCGGGTATATGGGGGTCGTCTACATTGCTTACGACCGTCAGCGCCGTCGGCGTGTTGTTCTCAAGACGTATCAGACGAAATACATCTGGGACGAAGCAGCCATCCGGCGCTTCAATGCTGAAGCCGAGCTTTGGATTCGTCTTGGCAGCCACCCCAATATTGTTTGCGCCTACGATATCCACACCTACATGGGGCGCCCCCATGTCGTTGCCGAGTATGTCCATGGCGGTCCGCTCCGCGCTCTGGTTGGACGCATTTCACCCCAGGAAGCGGTTGATTACGGCATTCAGATTTGTCGCGGCATGCAACACGCGGTTGAACGATTGAACCTGGTGCATCGCGATCTTAAGCCGGACAATATCATGATCTCGTTCGATGGGCGCGCTAAAGTGACCGATTTTGGCTTATCGAAGGTGCTTCGTCCCTGGCAAACATTGTTTGATGCTGAACCTGTCGAAATGCAAAGCCGCGCCTCTGTGCGCGCCGCGTTTTCGACTTCCGGGTTGGGGGGAACGCTGCCCTACATGGCGCCTGAATTGTTCAATGGCGCGGCTGCCAGTGTCTGGAGCGACATCTATGCGTTCGGTGTCACCCTCTACGAACTTTTCGTCGGTCGCCTGCCGTTTGATGCGCAGCGTGACGATACCCTGATCCGGTTGATTCGCAGAGCGCCGCCGCCCGATCCACGCCTCCTCGCGCCCAATACGCCGCCCGATGCTGCGGCGATTGTGATGCGGTGCCTGGCAAAACGACCTGTTGAGCGGTTTCAATCGTTCGCTGAACTTGAAACGGCGCTGCAACAGGTTCGTGAAGCGCTCGTCGGGTCTCCCTTCCCACGCGAGTCGGCATTCGATGATCGCGATGAAGCCGAGCATTGGAAGGAGCGCGGACTGGCACATATGAATATGGGTGAGTACAAGGAAGCGATCCGTTGCTTCAAGCGCACGGTGGAACTCGATCAAGATCAACCTGACGGCTGGAACCTGATTGCGCGCTGTTCCCTTCAACTCTGGCTCTATCACGAGGCGTTGCAGGCGGTCGATGAGGGATTGCGGCGCGCGGTGAGTCGCACAGAATTTGCGCATCTGTATGGCGCGCGCGGCGATATTTTTGCCACGATGCAGAAGCCGGTCGATGCTCTGGCAGCATTCGATAAGGCGCTTTCATATACTCCCACTGCGCCTGCGCTGTGGCGGAGCAAGGGGGTGTTACTCCAACGTCTTGGGGAGATGGCACAGGCTCAGGAATACCTGGAGAAAGCCATACAACTCGACCCATCCGATGCCGTCGCCCGTCGCCTTCTTGGCGATGTGCTCTGTGCCAGTGGACGACACAAATCTGCTGCCAATTCCTATGCCGAAGCGCTGAAACTCGACCCTCGCTCGGTGGACGGATGGGTTCGGTATGGGAACTGTTTGTTACACCTGGCGCGGTTGGAAGAGGCAAAGCATGCCTTCGAAAAGGCGCTTCAGATCGATCCCGAAAGCAGTGAAGCACGTGCCGGTTTGCAGCGAGTCAAAAAGTAA
- a CDS encoding SDR family oxidoreductase codes for MLTGRTILITGGSGFLGSALVNTARAQGWNVVATYHSHQPRISGVRWEMLDLRNGAATRTLIEQIAPDVVIHTAYRQEGPDMMAITAGGAGAVAQGAVMVRARLIHLSSDVVFDGERSGRYTEADAPQPVTAYGAAKADAERLVADTHPAALIVRTSLIYGGPKCPGRHEQFVLDVIDGRAEAIFFTDEWRCPIEVGDLAAALLELAVLDRSGILHVAGPDVVSRYEFACLVAHALGRDPMHVRGGPSPKDLRRPRNCALDCRLAQSILTVRIRGAREVLG; via the coding sequence ATGCTCACAGGTCGTACAATCCTGATCACTGGCGGCAGCGGGTTCCTGGGATCGGCGTTGGTGAACACGGCGCGCGCGCAAGGATGGAATGTCGTTGCGACGTATCATTCGCATCAGCCACGAATATCAGGAGTTCGTTGGGAAATGCTCGATCTGCGCAACGGAGCGGCAACCAGGACGTTGATCGAGCAGATTGCGCCGGATGTCGTCATTCATACGGCGTATCGTCAGGAAGGACCGGATATGATGGCGATTACGGCAGGCGGAGCAGGCGCGGTCGCACAGGGAGCGGTTATGGTCCGGGCGCGCCTGATCCATCTTTCGAGCGATGTGGTGTTCGATGGCGAACGAAGTGGCAGATATACTGAGGCGGATGCGCCGCAACCGGTGACGGCGTATGGCGCTGCCAAGGCGGACGCGGAACGTCTGGTCGCCGATACGCATCCTGCCGCTTTGATCGTTCGCACGTCGCTGATCTATGGCGGACCAAAGTGTCCCGGAAGGCATGAACAGTTTGTTCTCGATGTGATCGACGGGCGTGCAGAGGCGATCTTCTTCACTGATGAATGGCGCTGCCCGATAGAGGTTGGCGATCTGGCGGCGGCACTGCTGGAACTTGCCGTGTTGGATCGCAGCGGCATCCTGCACGTTGCCGGTCCCGATGTGGTCAGTCGCTATGAATTCGCCTGCCTGGTGGCACATGCACTCGGACGCGACCCAATGCATGTTCGTGGCGGACCAAGCCCGAAGGATTTGCGCCGTCCGCGCAACTGCGCGCTGGATTGCCGTCTTGCGCAGAGCATCCTGACGGTACGGATCCGTGGGGCGCGAGAGGTGTTGGGTTAA
- a CDS encoding glycosyltransferase family 2 protein, which yields MQQPMLAIIIVSWNVRDLLERCITTVHASLAGSGIAYRITVVDNASTDRTFAMLRTRHPNVEVIDAGRNLGFAGGNNLALRRVLSRNGSRVRYVLLLNPDTEVIGDAIPTLVRYLEEHPDVVVVGPRLRYSDGTVQSSRRRFPTPGVLFWESTPLEWRWLNNPWVRRYRCMDTPDDREQTVDWLVGAALLVRRSAIDRVGLLDASFVMYSEELEWQQRLHACGRIVYLPAAEIMHHEGKSSTQVPTWRLMTFHRSRLRYARMRYGDHLATGLYIFLMAVYGAELFVEAGKWLLGHRRDLRRQRIGGYVAFLRGLGVRD from the coding sequence GTGCAACAACCAATGCTTGCGATTATCATCGTCTCCTGGAATGTTCGTGATCTTCTTGAACGGTGTATCACGACAGTTCATGCATCGCTTGCCGGGTCTGGCATCGCATATCGGATCACCGTTGTCGATAATGCTTCGACCGACAGAACATTCGCTATGCTGCGCACCCGCCATCCCAATGTTGAAGTGATCGATGCCGGGCGCAACCTGGGGTTCGCCGGCGGCAATAATCTGGCGTTGCGTCGGGTCTTGTCGCGGAATGGTTCGCGCGTCCGGTACGTGCTGTTGCTCAACCCTGACACTGAGGTGATTGGTGATGCAATCCCGACGCTGGTGCGCTATCTGGAGGAGCATCCTGATGTGGTGGTGGTGGGACCGCGATTGCGGTATTCAGATGGAACGGTGCAGTCAAGTCGGCGACGTTTCCCGACGCCTGGTGTTCTGTTCTGGGAGAGCACTCCGCTCGAATGGCGCTGGTTGAATAATCCGTGGGTGCGACGCTACCGTTGCATGGACACACCGGATGACCGGGAACAGACGGTCGACTGGCTGGTAGGAGCGGCGCTGCTGGTGCGGCGCTCGGCGATTGATCGTGTCGGTCTGCTCGATGCCAGTTTTGTGATGTATTCTGAGGAACTGGAATGGCAGCAGCGCCTGCATGCCTGCGGTCGCATCGTTTACCTGCCTGCTGCCGAGATCATGCATCACGAAGGGAAAAGCAGCACGCAGGTTCCGACCTGGCGGTTGATGACGTTCCACCGGAGCCGGTTGCGGTATGCGCGAATGCGATATGGGGATCATCTGGCAACAGGATTGTATATATTCCTGATGGCAGTGTATGGCGCGGAACTATTCGTCGAGGCGGGGAAGTGGCTGTTGGGGCATCGGCGCGATCTTCGGCGGCAACGGATTGGCGGGTATGTGGCGTTTCTGCGGGGGTTAGGGGTGAGGGATTAG
- the rnc gene encoding ribonuclease III, whose translation MKKPLDELCARLDVTFSDQRLLWQALTHRSFLNERVDERLSLFSNERLEFLGDAIVNFLATTLVFERFPDAGEGYLTAWRAALIRTETLASFARRYDLGSHTLLARGEESSGARQRPSLLADTFEAVVAAIFIDQGLDAVRKFLLPLFEETLATLQEQGLPVDYKSKLQARIQAERGITPRYRMIERSGPEHQPEFTFEALAGDESLGTGRGASKQAAEQDAARDALDRLGGRD comes from the coding sequence ATGAAGAAGCCGCTTGATGAACTTTGTGCGCGTCTTGACGTAACGTTTTCCGATCAGCGTCTGCTCTGGCAAGCGCTGACGCATCGCTCGTTTCTCAATGAGCGTGTCGATGAGCGCCTCTCGCTGTTCAGCAACGAGCGCCTGGAGTTTCTGGGAGATGCGATTGTCAATTTTCTGGCGACGACGCTGGTGTTCGAGCGTTTTCCCGATGCTGGCGAAGGGTATCTGACTGCCTGGCGCGCGGCGCTGATACGAACGGAGACGCTCGCCAGTTTTGCGCGGCGGTACGACCTTGGCTCCCATACGCTGCTGGCGCGTGGCGAAGAGTCGAGTGGCGCCCGGCAACGACCATCGCTGCTGGCGGATACGTTTGAGGCGGTAGTTGCGGCAATCTTCATCGATCAGGGTCTTGATGCAGTGCGAAAGTTTCTCCTGCCGCTCTTCGAGGAAACGCTGGCGACGTTGCAGGAACAGGGGCTGCCGGTGGACTATAAGAGCAAACTGCAAGCGCGTATTCAGGCAGAACGGGGGATCACGCCGCGCTATCGGATGATCGAGCGAAGCGGTCCGGAGCATCAACCGGAGTTTACATTCGAAGCACTGGCAGGCGATGAGTCACTCGGAACAGGACGCGGTGCGAGTAAACAGGCGGCAGAACAGGACGCGGCGCGAGACGCGCTCGACAGGTTGGGGGGGAGGGATTAG